One window of Alkaliphilus metalliredigens QYMF genomic DNA carries:
- a CDS encoding CgeB family protein — protein sequence MKTYKIFFLDHRTYCINTLGDSLAQMGHEIMYQSSWVPEEIEAGISYFKPDILITVGYNRRLFSPFADKISGLCKKYCLFHLYWATEDLINHTSWSLPYVKRTRPDFVWTIHPDCIKKYEKLGIPSSYLNFAFNPRMFPEKKKNEKEIYDISFVGATHLFKKTYRFESLRHLLFPLVQIGEKAHIWGTGWRKDEALIAKEFGKKIPRDWLQGHLLYGKSGSIYRSSKIVLGVQNAMDQVTQRTFEILGSGAFMIASRTQAMTALFKDKKEVLLTSSPEETIDLVRYYLNRPELRHEIGANARRKVMEQYTYEQHINKIWPKLERIIEQKLGNM from the coding sequence ATGAAGACTTATAAAATTTTTTTTCTGGATCACCGGACATATTGTATAAACACACTAGGTGATTCATTAGCCCAAATGGGCCATGAAATAATGTATCAGTCCTCATGGGTACCTGAAGAGATAGAAGCGGGGATTTCATATTTCAAGCCAGATATCCTCATTACCGTAGGCTATAATCGTAGGCTTTTTTCCCCTTTTGCAGATAAAATATCTGGATTATGTAAAAAGTACTGTTTGTTTCACCTGTATTGGGCCACAGAAGATCTTATTAATCACACAAGCTGGTCACTTCCATATGTAAAACGGACTAGACCTGATTTTGTGTGGACCATTCATCCAGATTGTATTAAAAAATATGAGAAACTAGGTATTCCTTCTAGTTATTTAAATTTTGCATTTAACCCCCGTATGTTTCCTGAAAAGAAAAAAAATGAAAAAGAGATATACGATATTTCTTTTGTTGGTGCCACACATCTTTTTAAAAAAACCTACCGTTTTGAAAGCCTTCGACACTTATTATTTCCTCTAGTTCAAATAGGGGAAAAGGCACATATTTGGGGCACAGGTTGGCGAAAGGATGAAGCATTGATAGCAAAGGAGTTTGGAAAAAAGATCCCCCGGGATTGGCTTCAAGGACATCTTTTGTATGGGAAGTCTGGCTCTATTTATCGCTCATCAAAGATTGTTTTAGGTGTACAGAATGCCATGGATCAGGTGACACAGCGTACATTTGAGATACTAGGTTCCGGTGCTTTTATGATTGCCAGTCGAACCCAAGCAATGACAGCACTTTTTAAAGATAAAAAAGAGGTTCTCCTGACCAGTTCCCCAGAAGAAACCATTGATTTGGTTCGATACTATCTCAATCGACCAGAATTAAGGCATGAAATAGGGGCCAATGCTCGGCGGAAAGTAATGGAGCAATACACTTATGAACAGCATATCAATAAAATTTGGCCAAAATTAGAGCGGATAATAGAACAAAAGCTAGGAAATATGTAA
- a CDS encoding Gfo/Idh/MocA family protein — MGIGLVGCGRISKNHFEAIRKIPNTKIVGCCDIIEERAREAANTYDIPYWTTNYEELLKQEEIDLISICTPSGLHPEHGIMAANHGKHVLTEKPMGVKLTDADKLIEACDENGVRLFVVLQNRLNPSIQMVKKAIDNGRFGKLYMIVANVFWSRPQAYYDLADWRGTWALDGGAFCNQASHYVDLVQWFGGPVTSVMAQTDTLARKIEAEDTGAAMIKFDSGCIATINVSMLTYPKNFEGSITIIGEKGTVRVGGIAVNEILYWKFSDKEIELIVSRPVAHTDSVYGFGHDAYYENVINAITKGESPLVDGRAGRKSLALIEAIYLSNRDQKAVTL; from the coding sequence GTGGGTATCGGTCTTGTTGGTTGCGGCAGAATTTCTAAAAATCATTTTGAAGCCATTAGAAAAATACCTAATACCAAAATAGTAGGGTGCTGCGATATTATTGAGGAACGGGCTAGGGAGGCTGCAAACACCTATGATATTCCCTATTGGACCACCAATTATGAAGAATTGTTAAAACAAGAAGAGATCGATCTAATTAGTATTTGTACACCTTCGGGTTTACATCCAGAACATGGAATCATGGCAGCCAACCATGGAAAACATGTTCTAACGGAAAAACCCATGGGGGTCAAGCTAACTGATGCAGATAAACTAATTGAAGCTTGTGATGAAAATGGTGTTAGACTTTTTGTCGTATTGCAAAATCGCTTAAATCCTTCAATTCAGATGGTCAAGAAGGCCATTGATAATGGACGTTTCGGGAAACTCTATATGATTGTTGCCAATGTATTTTGGTCACGTCCCCAAGCATATTACGATCTGGCAGACTGGCGGGGAACCTGGGCTTTAGATGGAGGTGCGTTTTGCAACCAAGCTTCCCACTATGTAGACCTTGTTCAATGGTTTGGTGGGCCAGTCACATCGGTAATGGCTCAAACAGACACATTAGCAAGAAAGATAGAGGCTGAGGATACAGGGGCTGCTATGATTAAGTTTGATTCAGGATGCATTGCGACGATTAATGTTTCGATGCTGACCTACCCCAAGAATTTTGAAGGCTCAATCACAATTATAGGAGAAAAAGGGACTGTTCGTGTTGGTGGTATTGCGGTTAATGAAATACTATACTGGAAATTTAGTGATAAAGAAATAGAGTTGATTGTTAGTAGACCTGTTGCCCACACTGATTCGGTTTATGGTTTTGGTCATGATGCGTATTATGAAAATGTGATTAATGCCATTACAAAAGGAGAAAGTCCTTTAGTTGATGGTAGGGCTGGAAGAAAGTCTTTGGCATTGATTGAGGCCATCTATTTATCCAATCGAGATCAGAAGGCAGTGACCTTGTAA
- a CDS encoding acyltransferase, with amino-acid sequence MSKYFVHESSFIDQPCEIGENTKIWHFSHIMSNAVIGKDCIIAQNVFIASGVILGDYVKVQNNVSIYFGVICEDEVFLGPSMVFTNVINPRSFIERKDEFKQTVVKRGASIGANTTIICGNTIGRYTLVGAGSVVTKDTPDFSFVYGVPAKQTGWVCKCSEKLVFENKLARCTSCGSEYEMTGDTVVKERERC; translated from the coding sequence ATGTCTAAGTACTTTGTCCACGAATCTTCATTCATAGATCAGCCCTGCGAAATTGGGGAAAACACAAAAATTTGGCACTTTTCACATATAATGAGCAATGCAGTGATTGGTAAGGACTGTATTATTGCTCAGAACGTATTTATTGCATCGGGTGTTATTTTGGGGGATTATGTTAAAGTTCAAAACAATGTATCGATATATTTTGGTGTGATTTGTGAGGATGAGGTATTTCTTGGACCTTCAATGGTGTTTACCAATGTGATTAATCCTAGGAGTTTTATTGAAAGGAAAGATGAATTTAAACAAACAGTAGTGAAAAGAGGTGCATCAATTGGAGCAAATACTACGATCATTTGTGGAAACACCATCGGCAGATATACATTAGTTGGAGCTGGGTCAGTTGTGACTAAAGACACCCCGGATTTTAGCTTTGTGTATGGGGTGCCAGCAAAACAAACGGGGTGGGTTTGTAAATGCTCAGAAAAGCTGGTATTTGAGAATAAACTGGCCAGATGTACTTCTTGCGGATCTGAATATGAAATGACTGGTGATACAGTTGTGAAAGAAAGAGAGAGGTGTTAA
- a CDS encoding YheC/YheD family endospore coat-associated protein: MTRDNQLMKIHQRYGLFTLGVLNQESYKTLLFLNNIQLKNLKFTPGENLILRVGMTELQVEVATQYINPSMNMLYLSSNVLKDLYYYQGEPLKAIFISKNKFVLGPSLGLTISHYTWKNIDKSHAVKKRALLALEKGILFYCFILNRVNWETNLVKAYCLDPTNNEWVKKRIPLPQVIHDRGSYPGPETVESFNHKGKAHNIQWINTTRTFGKWETFQALSLFRKTSQYLPETALLTSSKLMSFLEKYKHCFIKNNYGRGGRQVVRIEKGEGFYICKTGGSEVKSWEFTDMQKLHSFLHINYGANLVLQQGIFLAKIHHCPFDMRILVQKKPDRRWVVSGLNFRIAKPEAIVTNFSAGARDLFVSPGEELFHAALSWDMLESFSLKTVYAMEKSFGSLGEVGLDVALDRDGKLWLLEANSRPSSIAYREASPEACEQIYGLPLEYASSLVKGNYYN, from the coding sequence ATGACAAGAGATAATCAATTAATGAAAATCCATCAACGTTATGGACTTTTTACTTTGGGAGTTTTGAATCAAGAATCATATAAAACACTGCTTTTTCTTAACAATATCCAATTGAAAAATTTGAAGTTCACCCCTGGTGAAAATCTAATTTTACGAGTTGGTATGACAGAATTACAAGTAGAAGTGGCAACACAATATATTAATCCTTCAATGAATATGCTTTATCTATCAAGTAACGTATTGAAAGATCTGTACTATTACCAAGGAGAGCCTTTAAAGGCAATTTTCATTTCCAAAAACAAATTTGTTTTAGGGCCTTCCCTAGGACTAACGATATCTCATTATACATGGAAAAATATTGATAAGAGTCACGCTGTTAAGAAAAGAGCGCTATTAGCCTTAGAAAAAGGCATTCTGTTTTATTGTTTTATCCTCAATAGGGTAAACTGGGAAACGAATTTAGTTAAAGCATACTGTTTAGATCCAACCAACAATGAATGGGTAAAAAAAAGAATACCCCTTCCTCAGGTGATCCACGACAGGGGGTCTTATCCTGGACCCGAAACAGTAGAAAGTTTCAATCACAAAGGAAAGGCACATAATATTCAATGGATCAATACCACACGAACATTTGGTAAGTGGGAAACTTTTCAAGCTCTAAGTCTGTTTAGAAAAACGTCTCAATACCTACCAGAAACAGCTCTGCTTACTTCATCGAAACTGATGTCATTTTTAGAAAAATATAAGCACTGTTTTATAAAAAATAATTATGGCAGAGGTGGCCGTCAAGTTGTGCGTATAGAGAAGGGGGAAGGATTCTATATTTGCAAAACTGGTGGAAGTGAAGTTAAAAGTTGGGAATTTACTGATATGCAAAAACTACATTCATTTTTGCATATAAACTACGGAGCAAATCTTGTCTTACAACAGGGGATTTTTCTGGCTAAAATCCATCACTGTCCCTTTGATATGCGTATTTTAGTTCAAAAAAAACCTGATCGCCGTTGGGTTGTCTCGGGATTGAACTTTAGAATTGCCAAACCTGAGGCAATCGTAACTAACTTTTCTGCTGGTGCTAGGGATCTCTTTGTATCACCTGGTGAAGAACTATTTCATGCTGCTCTTTCCTGGGATATGTTAGAAAGCTTTAGTCTGAAGACAGTCTATGCTATGGAAAAATCTTTTGGTAGTTTAGGAGAGGTAGGTTTAGATGTGGCATTAGATAGAGATGGTAAACTGTGGTTACTTGAGGCGAATAGTAGACCCAGTAGCATAGCGTACAGGGAAGCAAGCCCTGAGGCTTGTGAGCAAATATATGGTTTGCCCTTAGAGTATGCTAGCTCCTTGGTAAAAGGAAATTATTATAATTGA
- a CDS encoding YheC/YheD family endospore coat-associated protein, which produces MKRKPLIGILVGNSKIRPSSYFLYNQSKVNLFCFTRSAINWSNMTISGLFLDNNQWKRGTFPFPDAVYNRLYNKSLRNVIKKISKQIGQEKVFNTFNHLDKWCVYGILNGSSLKNQLPNTFLYNEVNLIDSLQSHQQMILKPRYGNLGRNIYSIEMKDDGDLYLYRQTTRPHLIFKDPSAFLEKINSLIDCKKYILQKKIEIANVNQRIFDIRTLVQKNKYGQWRVTGTLSRIAVRNFYITNVSHDVKSVEETLLQAGMNYENVIEQIIKISLETAKCLDGKLGLMGEIGIDLCLDYEEKPWILEVNGKPMKSLFTQLNDEKVVERVFSTPIEYATFLSRIKN; this is translated from the coding sequence ATGAAAAGAAAACCATTAATTGGGATTTTAGTGGGCAACAGTAAAATAAGACCCTCTTCATACTTTTTATATAATCAATCCAAAGTTAATTTATTCTGCTTTACTCGGAGTGCAATCAACTGGTCTAACATGACAATTTCAGGGTTATTCCTAGACAACAACCAGTGGAAGCGAGGAACATTTCCATTTCCAGATGCAGTATACAACCGTTTATATAATAAAAGTCTCAGAAATGTTATTAAAAAAATTTCAAAACAAATTGGCCAAGAAAAAGTGTTCAACACTTTTAATCATCTCGACAAATGGTGTGTCTATGGCATTTTAAATGGTTCAAGTTTAAAGAATCAATTACCTAATACTTTTCTCTATAATGAAGTCAATTTAATTGATAGCTTACAATCACACCAACAAATGATTTTAAAACCCCGTTATGGAAATTTGGGCAGAAATATTTATAGCATCGAAATGAAAGACGATGGTGATTTATATCTTTATAGACAAACAACCAGGCCACATCTAATATTTAAGGACCCAAGTGCCTTCTTGGAAAAAATAAATAGTTTGATTGATTGTAAAAAGTATATTTTACAAAAAAAAATAGAGATAGCTAATGTCAACCAACGGATTTTTGATATCAGAACCCTAGTTCAAAAGAATAAATATGGTCAATGGCGCGTTACAGGTACATTATCTAGAATCGCAGTAAGAAATTTTTACATCACTAATGTATCCCATGACGTAAAATCAGTTGAAGAAACACTCCTACAGGCCGGAATGAATTATGAAAATGTGATAGAACAAATTATTAAAATAAGTTTAGAAACTGCTAAATGTCTAGACGGAAAGCTGGGACTCATGGGAGAAATAGGAATTGATCTTTGCCTGGATTACGAGGAAAAGCCATGGATTCTTGAAGTCAATGGCAAACCAATGAAAAGTTTGTTTACACAATTAAATGATGAAAAAGTAGTGGAGCGTGTATTTTCCACGCCCATAGAATATGCAACATTTTTATCGCGAATAAAAAACTAA
- a CDS encoding glycosyltransferase: MPKLTAMMVVRNEADAFLDRCLKSLESYVDEIIILDDGSTDETPDICLSFPTVKLYRHSTSQFLINEAQLRQKLWHYTTSRDPQWILAIDADEFIETSYPNEISHLLEQNYFNAISFRLFDCWKSEAYYRTDGLWNPWLRGFSIYMIKYQPQLPSDWPSLKFHCGRIPLAYRKLPSYESHLRIKHLGWVNPANVHAKYQRTMGQDPTCKYMSKEHYESILYPPEKIVLEKW, encoded by the coding sequence ATGCCAAAACTAACTGCCATGATGGTTGTGCGGAATGAGGCTGATGCTTTCTTAGATCGTTGCCTTAAATCTTTAGAAAGCTATGTAGATGAAATCATCATCTTAGATGATGGATCTACTGATGAAACGCCTGATATCTGTCTCAGCTTCCCAACGGTAAAACTTTATCGTCACAGCACCTCACAATTTCTTATCAATGAAGCCCAGTTACGTCAAAAACTATGGCATTACACTACATCCAGGGATCCCCAGTGGATTTTAGCTATTGATGCTGATGAATTTATTGAAACAAGTTATCCAAATGAGATCTCTCATTTATTAGAACAAAATTATTTTAATGCCATAAGCTTTCGTCTTTTCGACTGTTGGAAAAGCGAAGCATATTATCGAACTGATGGTCTTTGGAATCCGTGGTTACGGGGGTTTTCTATCTACATGATAAAGTACCAACCACAACTGCCCTCAGATTGGCCTTCACTAAAATTTCACTGTGGTCGTATCCCCCTAGCTTATCGAAAGTTACCCTCTTATGAAAGTCACCTAAGAATCAAACACTTGGGATGGGTCAACCCAGCAAATGTTCATGCCAAGTACCAACGGACAATGGGTCAGGATCCTACCTGTAAATATATGAGTAAAGAACATTATGAAAGCATTCTTTATCCACCAGAAAAAATAGTACTTGAAAAATGGTAG
- a CDS encoding glycosyltransferase family 4 protein encodes MTKKIALLTTNFFNPTGSRIIMGGAERYQVDLCRLLRKLGLHVEVWQIGDQWTKEFDGVKIHGIATNKTEYNTFPELNMAFYENSMSFDYSIYFILSLAYPIAHEKSIAISHGAYWDSPGFHTTTGRQEIQQEWLRRMGGALAGPQKLISVDTNTINYFNTTLPSFYHKWEYLPNYVDTGIFYPMEHTENSHNTVRVLFPRRLVPVRGINETMRAAEILTARYPEIEFHFCGRGHDDNIEMLMSQWATSQERCFYYWKSFEMMPEIYQQADIVLVPSRSTEGTSLAALEAMACGKPVIAGLAGGLSDIVLHGYNGYLIKPSVENLVTAIEELVKDKKKRNQMGKRGREIAMSFSKEIWEERWTNVMSTVFR; translated from the coding sequence ATGACAAAAAAAATAGCTTTACTCACAACGAACTTTTTTAATCCTACAGGAAGTAGAATTATTATGGGAGGTGCGGAACGCTATCAGGTGGATCTCTGTAGATTGTTAAGAAAACTGGGTCTTCATGTTGAGGTTTGGCAAATAGGTGATCAGTGGACCAAGGAGTTTGATGGGGTTAAAATTCATGGTATTGCTACAAACAAAACAGAATATAATACCTTTCCTGAACTCAATATGGCTTTTTATGAAAATTCTATGTCCTTTGATTATTCAATCTATTTTATCCTCTCTTTAGCTTATCCTATCGCTCATGAGAAAAGTATCGCCATCAGCCATGGTGCCTATTGGGATTCTCCAGGGTTTCACACAACCACAGGTCGGCAGGAAATTCAACAAGAATGGCTGAGACGTATGGGAGGTGCCCTAGCTGGACCTCAAAAACTAATTTCAGTGGACACCAATACCATTAACTATTTTAATACTACTTTGCCTAGCTTCTATCATAAATGGGAGTATCTCCCTAACTACGTAGATACCGGGATTTTTTATCCTATGGAGCATACTGAAAATAGCCATAATACTGTACGCGTTCTTTTTCCCCGTCGATTGGTACCCGTTCGGGGCATTAATGAAACAATGAGGGCTGCTGAAATACTTACAGCACGCTATCCTGAAATAGAATTTCATTTTTGCGGTCGGGGTCATGATGACAATATAGAAATGTTGATGTCTCAATGGGCTACTTCACAAGAACGCTGCTTTTACTATTGGAAGTCCTTTGAAATGATGCCTGAAATCTATCAGCAGGCAGATATTGTCCTTGTCCCTTCCCGTTCCACAGAAGGAACAAGCTTAGCTGCTTTAGAAGCTATGGCCTGTGGTAAGCCTGTCATTGCTGGACTGGCAGGTGGTTTATCTGATATTGTTTTGCATGGGTATAATGGCTATCTTATCAAACCCTCAGTAGAAAATTTAGTAACAGCTATTGAAGAACTGGTCAAAGATAAGAAGAAAAGAAATCAAATGGGTAAACGAGGAAGAGAAATAGCCATGAGTTTTAGCAAAGAAATATGGGAGGAACGTTGGACAAATGTCATGTCTACAGTCTTCCGATGA
- a CDS encoding DegV family protein → MTVKILTDSTSYISESIKDELAIRVVSLRVAFSEHTFKETEIDNERFYKMMAEQGIPKSSQPPMGELCHEMENVVKEGDELICLFLSSEMSGTYATAHMAKDMVLQSYPNANIEILDSRSNCMQLGFAVIEAARAAKENKTLEEVKKAAEDNMKKSRFLFIPDNLKYLEQGGRIGRANAIIGNLFKIIPILTVEDGMTTIFKKVRTKKKATSTIIGQVLKDIEDFGVGEIVVHHINCADEAKNVATEIRKVVDVEIMIQDIGPVIGLHVGPGAIGVAYYTKKEPL, encoded by the coding sequence ATGACTGTTAAAATTTTGACTGACAGTACAAGTTACATAAGTGAGTCTATAAAAGATGAGCTAGCCATAAGGGTTGTATCCTTAAGGGTCGCATTTTCAGAGCATACTTTTAAAGAAACAGAGATAGATAATGAGCGCTTCTATAAAATGATGGCAGAGCAAGGGATTCCTAAATCATCGCAACCCCCTATGGGGGAGTTATGCCATGAGATGGAAAATGTGGTTAAGGAAGGGGACGAATTGATATGTCTCTTTTTATCTTCAGAGATGAGTGGCACATATGCTACGGCTCATATGGCCAAGGACATGGTTTTACAGAGTTATCCCAATGCCAATATAGAAATTTTAGATTCTAGGTCAAATTGTATGCAACTAGGATTTGCTGTCATAGAAGCAGCAAGGGCTGCTAAGGAAAACAAAACATTGGAAGAAGTGAAAAAAGCAGCTGAGGACAATATGAAAAAAAGTAGGTTTTTATTTATACCCGATAACCTAAAATACTTAGAGCAGGGTGGGCGAATTGGCCGTGCAAATGCCATTATTGGAAACTTATTTAAAATCATTCCGATTTTAACTGTAGAAGATGGGATGACAACGATCTTTAAAAAAGTCAGGACAAAGAAAAAGGCTACCTCGACCATCATCGGTCAGGTGCTCAAAGACATTGAGGACTTTGGTGTAGGAGAAATTGTGGTTCATCATATTAATTGTGCAGATGAAGCTAAAAATGTAGCCACTGAAATAAGAAAAGTGGTAGATGTTGAGATTATGATACAGGATATAGGCCCTGTGATTGGGTTACATGTAGGACCTGGTGCAATAGGGGTGGCTTATTACACAAAAAAGGAGCCATTGTAG
- the leuB gene encoding 3-isopropylmalate dehydrogenase, with product MAYQITLIPGDGIGPEVIKEAVRVLETVGDTFGHQFDFEEVLVGGCAYDATGEPLPRESLDSCQKSDAVLLGAVGGEKWDGLPGHQRPEAALLGLRKGLGLYANLRPAILHESLKNACPLRSDIVGEGIDICIVRELMGGIYFGEKGRRTNNDDMGEEAFDVEAYSVGEVERIGRLAFEMALKRDRKVTSVDKANVLESSRLWRSVMIEIAKDYPEVTLEHMYVDNAAMQLIRNPRQFDVLVTTNMFGDILSDEASMITGSIGMLPSASLGEGKFGMYEPIHGSAPDIAGQDKANPIATILSAAMMLRISFDLENEAKEIEEAVTRVLEGGYRTPDIMSDGCKLVGTAEMGNLIIQAMSFE from the coding sequence ATGGCCTATCAAATTACATTAATACCAGGGGATGGAATCGGACCTGAGGTAATTAAGGAAGCTGTGAGGGTATTGGAGACTGTGGGTGACACTTTTGGACATCAGTTTGACTTTGAAGAAGTGTTGGTAGGGGGATGCGCCTATGATGCCACCGGTGAGCCCCTACCAAGGGAATCCCTTGATAGCTGTCAAAAAAGTGATGCAGTACTTCTAGGAGCAGTGGGGGGAGAAAAATGGGATGGACTCCCAGGACATCAACGTCCTGAAGCAGCTTTACTGGGTTTAAGGAAGGGGCTAGGACTTTATGCCAATCTTCGTCCTGCTATATTACATGAGTCCTTAAAAAATGCATGTCCCCTAAGGTCTGACATTGTTGGAGAGGGTATTGACATTTGTATCGTACGGGAGCTTATGGGAGGCATTTATTTTGGAGAAAAAGGACGTCGAACAAATAATGATGATATGGGTGAGGAGGCCTTTGATGTAGAAGCCTATAGTGTGGGTGAAGTAGAGCGTATTGGACGACTGGCCTTTGAAATGGCATTAAAAAGAGATAGAAAAGTAACCAGTGTTGATAAGGCCAATGTACTAGAAAGCTCTAGGCTATGGCGTTCTGTTATGATAGAAATCGCAAAGGACTACCCAGAGGTGACTCTAGAGCATATGTATGTAGACAATGCTGCCATGCAGCTCATTCGAAATCCGAGACAGTTTGATGTTTTAGTAACGACTAACATGTTTGGGGATATTCTCTCTGACGAAGCCAGTATGATCACGGGATCCATCGGAATGCTACCTTCGGCTAGTTTAGGGGAAGGAAAGTTTGGTATGTATGAACCCATTCATGGATCTGCTCCGGACATCGCTGGTCAGGATAAAGCCAATCCCATAGCCACTATTTTATCAGCAGCAATGATGCTCAGAATTTCCTTTGATTTAGAAAATGAAGCCAAGGAAATCGAGGAAGCGGTTACAAGGGTTCTTGAGGGTGGGTATCGGACTCCAGACATTATGAGTGATGGATGTAAGTTAGTTGGGACAGCAGAAATGGGAAACCTAATTATACAAGCGATGTCGTTTGAATAA
- the leuD gene encoding 3-isopropylmalate dehydratase small subunit: MMKTNGRVFKYGSNVDTDVIIPARYLSTFDPGELAKHCMEDLDSTFSSQVKSGDIIVGEKNFGCGSSREHAPLAIKASGISCVIASSFARIFYRNAINIGLPILECPEAVEKIENGDVIEINFKKGIIHNMTKTEFYEAQPFPEFIQKIMESDGLIKYIAKGLAQQKSGGE; this comes from the coding sequence ATGATGAAAACAAATGGACGGGTTTTTAAATATGGAAGTAATGTGGATACTGATGTCATTATCCCTGCAAGATACTTAAGTACATTTGACCCTGGTGAACTAGCAAAGCACTGCATGGAGGATTTAGATTCAACATTTTCCAGTCAGGTGAAAAGTGGAGACATCATCGTTGGAGAGAAAAATTTCGGATGTGGTTCTTCACGAGAGCATGCCCCCTTGGCCATTAAAGCATCGGGGATCTCCTGTGTCATTGCCAGTAGCTTCGCAAGAATATTTTATCGAAATGCAATAAATATTGGACTGCCGATTTTAGAGTGTCCAGAGGCTGTTGAGAAAATTGAAAATGGTGACGTCATTGAGATCAACTTCAAAAAAGGTATCATTCATAATATGACAAAAACGGAATTCTATGAAGCCCAGCCCTTTCCTGAATTTATACAAAAAATCATGGAATCCGATGGATTGATCAAATATATTGCTAAAGGCTTAGCACAACAAAAGAGTGGAGGGGAGTAG
- the leuC gene encoding 3-isopropylmalate dehydratase large subunit codes for MGMTMTQKILAAHAGLDTVEVGQLIQVDLDLVLGNDITTPVAMEEFYKIGVNQVFDKKKIAIVPDHFTPNKDIKTAENCKLIREFVDEMEIENYFEIGQMGIEHALIPEKGLVVPGDVGIGADSHTCTYGALGAFSTGIGSTDMAAGMAMGKCWFKVPGALKFILKGKPQEWVSGKDIILHIIGTIGVDGALYKSMEFVGEGIKHLTMDDRFTMANMAIEAGGKNGIFPVDELTLEYVRVHSKRPYTVYRADEDAVYEETYEIDLSRLLPTVAFPHIPDNIRTIDEVGDVKIDQVVIGSCTNGRIQDLRMAAKVMEGKQVAKGVRVIVFPATQKIYLDAMKEGLLETFIKAGAVVSTPTCGPCLGGHMGVLAKGERAIATTNRNFVGRMGHPESEVYLASPAVAAASAITGKITNPKDIV; via the coding sequence ATGGGAATGACGATGACGCAAAAAATTCTAGCGGCTCATGCAGGCTTGGATACAGTAGAGGTGGGACAGTTAATCCAAGTGGATCTTGATCTAGTCCTTGGCAACGACATTACCACACCGGTGGCTATGGAAGAGTTTTACAAGATCGGAGTTAATCAGGTTTTCGATAAGAAAAAAATAGCCATTGTACCAGATCATTTTACACCCAATAAGGATATTAAAACTGCGGAGAACTGTAAACTGATTCGTGAGTTTGTAGATGAGATGGAGATAGAAAACTATTTTGAAATCGGGCAGATGGGAATAGAGCATGCTCTGATCCCGGAAAAAGGGCTGGTGGTTCCAGGGGATGTGGGCATTGGAGCGGATTCCCATACCTGTACCTATGGCGCCCTAGGGGCCTTTTCAACAGGAATTGGAAGCACGGATATGGCAGCGGGAATGGCCATGGGGAAATGTTGGTTTAAGGTACCTGGTGCCCTGAAATTTATATTAAAGGGTAAACCTCAAGAGTGGGTCAGCGGAAAGGATATCATTCTTCATATCATTGGAACAATTGGTGTGGATGGAGCCCTATACAAATCCATGGAATTTGTGGGGGAGGGCATAAAACACCTGACCATGGATGATCGTTTTACCATGGCAAATATGGCCATTGAAGCAGGGGGGAAGAATGGTATTTTCCCAGTGGATGAGCTAACCCTGGAGTATGTAAGGGTTCATTCCAAAAGACCCTATACTGTGTATAGAGCAGATGAAGATGCAGTCTATGAAGAAACCTATGAAATCGACTTAAGTCGTTTATTACCAACGGTGGCTTTCCCACATATACCTGACAATATCCGTACCATTGACGAGGTGGGAGATGTGAAAATTGACCAAGTTGTGATTGGATCCTGTACAAATGGTCGGATTCAAGACCTTCGAATGGCAGCAAAGGTAATGGAGGGAAAGCAGGTTGCAAAGGGTGTTCGAGTCATTGTTTTCCCTGCTACCCAGAAGATATACCTTGATGCAATGAAGGAAGGGCTACTGGAAACATTTATAAAAGCAGGGGCAGTGGTAAGTACACCTACCTGTGGTCCTTGCCTTGGAGGACATATGGGTGTGTTGGCAAAGGGTGAAAGAGCCATTGCAACCACAAATCGAAACTTTGTAGGGAGAATGGGACATCCAGAATCAGAGGTCTATTTAGCTAGTCCCGCAGTGGCAGCGGCCTCTGCAATCACTGGAAAAATTACGAATCCCAAGGATATCGTGTAA